Proteins co-encoded in one Prunus persica cultivar Lovell chromosome G6, Prunus_persica_NCBIv2, whole genome shotgun sequence genomic window:
- the LOC109949650 gene encoding probable LRR receptor-like serine/threonine-protein kinase At3g47570: MERSRFLVSITLLLLQYSSIGTVGAAQTNITTDQSALLALKAHVTSDPHNILVNWSTTTSVCNWAGIVCGARHLRVASLNLSYMDLTGTIPPYLGNLSFLVELDLRNNSFHGTLRHELSYLHRLKFISFGFNNFMGSIPSWFGSFPKLQSINLRDNQFSGSIPTIIFNLSALRVISVGSQQDD, translated from the coding sequence ATGGAGAGAAGTCGTTTCCTCGTGTCAATAACGTTGTTGCTGCTGCAGTACAGTTCTATAGGCACAGTAGGTGCAGCACAAACCAACATCACCACGGACCAGTCTGCTCTTCTTGCTCTGAAAGCCCATGTCACTAGTGACCCTCACAACATCTTGGTCAATTGGTCAACGACCACCTCCGTTTGCAATTGGGCTGGCATTGTTTGTGGTGCTCGTCACCTCAGAGTAGCATCATTGAATCTCTCGTACATGGATCTCACAGGCACCATTCCACCATACTTAGGCAACCTCTCATTTCTTGTTGAGCTGGACTTAAGAAACAACAGTTTTCATGGCACCCTGCGCCATGAATTGTCTTATTTGCATCGCCTCAAGTTTATTAGCTTCGGATTCAACAATTTTATGGGATCCATTCCATCGTGGTTTGGGTCCTTCCCCAAACTTCAAAGTATCAATTTGCGTGATAATCAGTTTTCAGGTTCTATACCGACGATTATCTTCAACTTGTCTGCATTGCGAGTCATAAGTGTTGGATCACAACAAGATGATTAA